From the genome of Uranotaenia lowii strain MFRU-FL chromosome 1, ASM2978415v1, whole genome shotgun sequence, one region includes:
- the LOC129752971 gene encoding uncharacterized protein LOC129752971 isoform X3, which translates to MDKSCIIIDLCDIQSVKSEALSGTLPLENLDEEIAMQSITTTQLTKEEKDVKKKRIEQWVDELAGTSEKPLPNLEESVGTVEPEVINSEPVAGQSLNISSARTLLPPEVVNLKETECFVKFINYLAIYALNKVSEIDLRVKMLNITHNDLDPQLNYRLSVGFEFTFERCVVLFYEALLDLTEIMQQFTTPNQNLVIAWIYDMVNFICQKNGINGTFLQKENFVERLLMDFIKSQNEVPNEENIFFRVCQRLLPSTVLPNNVQPPAKKPRKRRTPNPKVTNPKPAKEKPLPASTSPPKKQATNSNVIQPVGLPSSITTMPQSADSGGDSIEKSPTIFSDFDRIPSPKSSLPGRIKPLSPPPLPPPLPAPPAPPATASSTSPVPEDSTGSNLVGAVIPVILSPLPKEPFQPTQSTHGDHCPDEFYNIYNKPRQSYLPYPGNSSPQWNGFVINQHLISPTHVPPTHYSVPNSFCVPPPPTGRYHQPVAPPPNRQPYSTSNTHPYNIGRDCRARYTAPPPSSIVARSILNRSTNFTPYSNQTRSQFNRVAHNQVW; encoded by the exons ATGGATAAAAGTTGCATAATCATCGATCTGTGCGACATACAAAGCGTAAAATCCGAAGCACTGTCGGGTACTTTACCTTTGGAAAATCTGGATGAAGAAATTGCGATGCAGAGTATTACCACAACCCAGTTAACGAAGGAGGAAAAAGATGTCAAGAAGAAACGTATTGAGCAGTGGGTGGATGAGCTGGCGGGTACAAGCGAAAAACCACTGCCGAATCTAGAGGAATCTGTCGGAACGGTCGAACCGGAAGTGATCAATTCGGAACCGGTGGCAGGGCAGAGTTTAAACATTTCCAGCGCGAGGACTTTACTGCCACCCGAAGTAGTGAATCTTAAAGAAACAGAATGTTTCGTTAAATTTATTAACTATTTGGCGATTTATGCTTTAAACAAAGTCAGTGAAATTGATTTACGTGTTAAAATGTTAAACATTACACACAACGATCTCGATCCACAATTGAACTATAGACTTTCCGTTGGTTTTGAGTTTACTTTCGAGCGTTGTGTCGTACTTTTTTATGAAGCTCTGCTTGACTTGACTGAAATCATGCAACAATTTACGACTCCCAATCAAAATCTTGTGATTGCATGGATTTACGATATGGTGAATTTCATATGTCAAAAAAACGGTATTAACGGAACTTTTttgcaaaaagaaaatttcgtGGAACGTTTACTTATGGACTTCATAAAAAGTCAGAACGAAGTGCCCAAcgaggaaaatatatttttccgtGTTTGTCAACGACTTCTGCCGTCAACGGTTCTTCCAAATAATGTACAGCCACCTGCCAAAAAGCCTCGCAAACGGCGTACCCCCAACCCGAAAGTAACAAATCCCAAACCTGCTAAAGAGAAACCACTTCCTGCATCAACAAGTCCTCCGAAAAAACAGGCGACTAATAGCAATGTGATCCAACCGGTAGGTTTACCTTCATCGATTACGACCATGCCACAATCTGCGGACAGTGGAGgggattcaattgaaaaatcaccGACTATTTTCAGTGATTTCGATAGGATACCTTCTCCAAAGTCATCGCTTCCTGGTAGAATAAAGCCTCTGTCTCCGCCTCCGTTGCCACCTCCGCTGCCTGCGCCTCCAGCACCACCAGCCACAGCTTCGTCCACTTCACCGGTACCAGAAGATTCGACTGGATCGAACCTCGTTGGTGCCGTTATTCCAGTAATCTTGTCCCCG TTACCCAAAGAACCTTTTCAACCAACGCAGTCTACGCATGGCGATCACTGTCCTGATGAATTCTACAATATATACAACAAGCCTCGGCAGAGTTATCTTCCATACCCCGGCAACTCCTCTCCTCAATGGAACGGCTTCGTTATTAACCAACATTTAATATCACCTACTCACGTACCTCCTACTCACTACTCCGTGCCAAATAGTTTCTGTGTCCCACCTCCTCCTACGGGACGTTATCATCAGCCTGTTGCGCCTCCACCTAACCGGCAGCCTTACAGTACGAGCAATACCCATCCGTACAATATCGGTCGTGATTGCAGGGCAAGATACACAGCACCACCTCCTAGCAGTATAGTAGCGCGTTCAATACTCAACCGCAGTACAAATTTCACACCTTATTCGAATCAGACAAGATCGCAATTTAATCGCGTGGCGCATAATCAAGTCTGGTAG
- the LOC129752971 gene encoding uncharacterized protein LOC129752971 isoform X2: MLNCADMDKSCIIIDLCDIQSVKSEALSGTLPLENLDEEIAMQSITTTQLTKEEKDVKKKRIEQWVDELAGTSEKPLPNLEESVGTVEPEVINSEPVAGQSLNISSARTLLPPEVVNLKETECFVKFINYLAIYALNKVSEIDLRVKMLNITHNDLDPQLNYRLSVGFEFTFERCVVLFYEALLDLTEIMQQFTTPNQNLVIAWIYDMVNFICQKNGINGTFLQKENFVERLLMDFIKSQNEVPNEENIFFRVCQRLLPSTVLPNNVQPPAKKPRKRRTPNPKVTNPKPAKEKPLPASTSPPKKQATNSNVIQPVGLPSSITTMPQSADSGGDSIEKSPTIFSDFDRIPSPKSSLPGRIKPLSPPPLPPPLPAPPAPPATASSTSPVPEDSTGSNLVGAVIPVILSPLPKEPFQPTQSTHGDHCPDEFYNIYNKPRQSYLPYPGNSSPQWNGFVINQHLISPTHVPPTHYSVPNSFCVPPPPTGRYHQPVAPPPNRQPYSTSNTHPYNIGRDCRARYTAPPPSSIVARSILNRSTNFTPYSNQTRSQFNRVAHNQVW, encoded by the exons ATGTTGA ACTGTGCCGATATGGATAAAAGTTGCATAATCATCGATCTGTGCGACATACAAAGCGTAAAATCCGAAGCACTGTCGGGTACTTTACCTTTGGAAAATCTGGATGAAGAAATTGCGATGCAGAGTATTACCACAACCCAGTTAACGAAGGAGGAAAAAGATGTCAAGAAGAAACGTATTGAGCAGTGGGTGGATGAGCTGGCGGGTACAAGCGAAAAACCACTGCCGAATCTAGAGGAATCTGTCGGAACGGTCGAACCGGAAGTGATCAATTCGGAACCGGTGGCAGGGCAGAGTTTAAACATTTCCAGCGCGAGGACTTTACTGCCACCCGAAGTAGTGAATCTTAAAGAAACAGAATGTTTCGTTAAATTTATTAACTATTTGGCGATTTATGCTTTAAACAAAGTCAGTGAAATTGATTTACGTGTTAAAATGTTAAACATTACACACAACGATCTCGATCCACAATTGAACTATAGACTTTCCGTTGGTTTTGAGTTTACTTTCGAGCGTTGTGTCGTACTTTTTTATGAAGCTCTGCTTGACTTGACTGAAATCATGCAACAATTTACGACTCCCAATCAAAATCTTGTGATTGCATGGATTTACGATATGGTGAATTTCATATGTCAAAAAAACGGTATTAACGGAACTTTTttgcaaaaagaaaatttcgtGGAACGTTTACTTATGGACTTCATAAAAAGTCAGAACGAAGTGCCCAAcgaggaaaatatatttttccgtGTTTGTCAACGACTTCTGCCGTCAACGGTTCTTCCAAATAATGTACAGCCACCTGCCAAAAAGCCTCGCAAACGGCGTACCCCCAACCCGAAAGTAACAAATCCCAAACCTGCTAAAGAGAAACCACTTCCTGCATCAACAAGTCCTCCGAAAAAACAGGCGACTAATAGCAATGTGATCCAACCGGTAGGTTTACCTTCATCGATTACGACCATGCCACAATCTGCGGACAGTGGAGgggattcaattgaaaaatcaccGACTATTTTCAGTGATTTCGATAGGATACCTTCTCCAAAGTCATCGCTTCCTGGTAGAATAAAGCCTCTGTCTCCGCCTCCGTTGCCACCTCCGCTGCCTGCGCCTCCAGCACCACCAGCCACAGCTTCGTCCACTTCACCGGTACCAGAAGATTCGACTGGATCGAACCTCGTTGGTGCCGTTATTCCAGTAATCTTGTCCCCG TTACCCAAAGAACCTTTTCAACCAACGCAGTCTACGCATGGCGATCACTGTCCTGATGAATTCTACAATATATACAACAAGCCTCGGCAGAGTTATCTTCCATACCCCGGCAACTCCTCTCCTCAATGGAACGGCTTCGTTATTAACCAACATTTAATATCACCTACTCACGTACCTCCTACTCACTACTCCGTGCCAAATAGTTTCTGTGTCCCACCTCCTCCTACGGGACGTTATCATCAGCCTGTTGCGCCTCCACCTAACCGGCAGCCTTACAGTACGAGCAATACCCATCCGTACAATATCGGTCGTGATTGCAGGGCAAGATACACAGCACCACCTCCTAGCAGTATAGTAGCGCGTTCAATACTCAACCGCAGTACAAATTTCACACCTTATTCGAATCAGACAAGATCGCAATTTAATCGCGTGGCGCATAATCAAGTCTGGTAG
- the LOC129752971 gene encoding uncharacterized protein LOC129752971 isoform X1, which produces MRNKYFGKDCADMDKSCIIIDLCDIQSVKSEALSGTLPLENLDEEIAMQSITTTQLTKEEKDVKKKRIEQWVDELAGTSEKPLPNLEESVGTVEPEVINSEPVAGQSLNISSARTLLPPEVVNLKETECFVKFINYLAIYALNKVSEIDLRVKMLNITHNDLDPQLNYRLSVGFEFTFERCVVLFYEALLDLTEIMQQFTTPNQNLVIAWIYDMVNFICQKNGINGTFLQKENFVERLLMDFIKSQNEVPNEENIFFRVCQRLLPSTVLPNNVQPPAKKPRKRRTPNPKVTNPKPAKEKPLPASTSPPKKQATNSNVIQPVGLPSSITTMPQSADSGGDSIEKSPTIFSDFDRIPSPKSSLPGRIKPLSPPPLPPPLPAPPAPPATASSTSPVPEDSTGSNLVGAVIPVILSPLPKEPFQPTQSTHGDHCPDEFYNIYNKPRQSYLPYPGNSSPQWNGFVINQHLISPTHVPPTHYSVPNSFCVPPPPTGRYHQPVAPPPNRQPYSTSNTHPYNIGRDCRARYTAPPPSSIVARSILNRSTNFTPYSNQTRSQFNRVAHNQVW; this is translated from the exons ACTGTGCCGATATGGATAAAAGTTGCATAATCATCGATCTGTGCGACATACAAAGCGTAAAATCCGAAGCACTGTCGGGTACTTTACCTTTGGAAAATCTGGATGAAGAAATTGCGATGCAGAGTATTACCACAACCCAGTTAACGAAGGAGGAAAAAGATGTCAAGAAGAAACGTATTGAGCAGTGGGTGGATGAGCTGGCGGGTACAAGCGAAAAACCACTGCCGAATCTAGAGGAATCTGTCGGAACGGTCGAACCGGAAGTGATCAATTCGGAACCGGTGGCAGGGCAGAGTTTAAACATTTCCAGCGCGAGGACTTTACTGCCACCCGAAGTAGTGAATCTTAAAGAAACAGAATGTTTCGTTAAATTTATTAACTATTTGGCGATTTATGCTTTAAACAAAGTCAGTGAAATTGATTTACGTGTTAAAATGTTAAACATTACACACAACGATCTCGATCCACAATTGAACTATAGACTTTCCGTTGGTTTTGAGTTTACTTTCGAGCGTTGTGTCGTACTTTTTTATGAAGCTCTGCTTGACTTGACTGAAATCATGCAACAATTTACGACTCCCAATCAAAATCTTGTGATTGCATGGATTTACGATATGGTGAATTTCATATGTCAAAAAAACGGTATTAACGGAACTTTTttgcaaaaagaaaatttcgtGGAACGTTTACTTATGGACTTCATAAAAAGTCAGAACGAAGTGCCCAAcgaggaaaatatatttttccgtGTTTGTCAACGACTTCTGCCGTCAACGGTTCTTCCAAATAATGTACAGCCACCTGCCAAAAAGCCTCGCAAACGGCGTACCCCCAACCCGAAAGTAACAAATCCCAAACCTGCTAAAGAGAAACCACTTCCTGCATCAACAAGTCCTCCGAAAAAACAGGCGACTAATAGCAATGTGATCCAACCGGTAGGTTTACCTTCATCGATTACGACCATGCCACAATCTGCGGACAGTGGAGgggattcaattgaaaaatcaccGACTATTTTCAGTGATTTCGATAGGATACCTTCTCCAAAGTCATCGCTTCCTGGTAGAATAAAGCCTCTGTCTCCGCCTCCGTTGCCACCTCCGCTGCCTGCGCCTCCAGCACCACCAGCCACAGCTTCGTCCACTTCACCGGTACCAGAAGATTCGACTGGATCGAACCTCGTTGGTGCCGTTATTCCAGTAATCTTGTCCCCG TTACCCAAAGAACCTTTTCAACCAACGCAGTCTACGCATGGCGATCACTGTCCTGATGAATTCTACAATATATACAACAAGCCTCGGCAGAGTTATCTTCCATACCCCGGCAACTCCTCTCCTCAATGGAACGGCTTCGTTATTAACCAACATTTAATATCACCTACTCACGTACCTCCTACTCACTACTCCGTGCCAAATAGTTTCTGTGTCCCACCTCCTCCTACGGGACGTTATCATCAGCCTGTTGCGCCTCCACCTAACCGGCAGCCTTACAGTACGAGCAATACCCATCCGTACAATATCGGTCGTGATTGCAGGGCAAGATACACAGCACCACCTCCTAGCAGTATAGTAGCGCGTTCAATACTCAACCGCAGTACAAATTTCACACCTTATTCGAATCAGACAAGATCGCAATTTAATCGCGTGGCGCATAATCAAGTCTGGTAG